The genomic segment CCCCTGATGCAGGTGAGTGACAAGCTGACCTGGATAGCCGAGGTTATCCTGGAGCATGTGCTGGCCGTGGCCTGGGCTGATCTCACGCGCAGGTACGGGCAGCCCCAGCGGACCGGTTCCGGCAGTGGTTTTGCGGTGTTCGGCTACGGCAAGATGGGCGGTATCGAGTTGGGCTATGGGTCCGATCTGGATCTCGTGTTCATTTATGATGCCGCCAGCGCTGGTGCCACTGATGGCGACCGCAGTGTCGATAATGCCGTGTTCTATACGCGGCTGGGTCAGCGCATGATCCATATCTTTGAAACGCGCATGGCGATGGGCTCGCTCTACGAAGTAGACATGCGTCTGCGCCCCTCCGGTGAATCGGGCTTGCTGGCGGGCACTGTTCAGGCCTTTCGAACTTACCAGTTTCATTCGGCCTGGACTTGGGAGCACCAGGCCCTGGTGCGCGCGCGTTTCGTGGCAGGAGACCCGCAGGTGGGGGCCGAGGTGGATGCCCTGCGTCGAGAGATTCTCTGCGAACCCCGTGACCAGGAGGCCCTGGCGAGGGAAGTCGTCACAATGCGCGATAAAATGCGCAAGCATCTGGTATCGAATGACCTCCCGGAACGAGCGGAATTTCACCTGAAACAGGGAAGGGGTGGTATCGTTGACATCGAATTTATGGTGCAATATGCGGTGTTGGCGTGGTCTCATCGCGCGCCGGAGCTGGCTCGCTGGTCTGACAATGTCCGCATTCTAGAGACGCTGGGTCGTCATGGCTTGTTTGAGCCCGAGGAGTGCGACGCGCTTACGCAGGCCTATCTGGCTTACCGTTCCGCTGCCCACCAATTATCTCTGCAGCAGCACGAGGGCGCTGCCCCGGCGGGTAGCCATGAGAAGTTGCGTGCTGCGGTCCTGGCGAAGTGGCGCCAGCTATTCGCGCCCTATACAGATGAATGATTAAACGAATAAATGGAGAGTGAGAACATGAGCTTGGCCGATCGCGATGGTCTGATCTGGATGGACGGAGAAATGGTGCCCTGGCGTGAAGCCAAGGTGCACGTGCTTACCCACACATTCCACTACGGCCTCGGTGTTTTCGAGGGCGTGCGCGCCTACAATACGCCGGACCGTGGCACCTGTATTTTCCGCCTGCAGGAACATACCGACCGGTTATTTCGCTCAGCTCATATACTGGGAATGAAAATGCCTTTCGATAAGGAGACGCTTAACAAGGCGCAAAAAGATGTCGTTCGAGAGAACAATCTGGAAGAGGGCTACCTGCGCCCCATGTGCTTCCTTGGCTCGGAAGGCATGGGTCTGCGCGCCGATAATCTCAATACCCATGTGATGGTCGCCGCCTGGGAGTGGCCTTCCTATATGGATCCGGATGCTCGCGATAAGGGTATTAAGGTGCGGACCTCGTCCTATACCCGCCACCACGTTAACATCACCATGTGCAAGGCCAAGGCGAACGGCAACTACATCAACTCGATGCTGGCGCTGCGAGAAGCTGTCGAGGGTGGCGCTGAAGAGGCGCTGCTGCTGGACAACGAGGGCTACGTGGCCGAGGGTAGCGGTGAGAATGTGTTCATTGTGCGCGACAACAAAATTTACACCCCAGAGCTGACATCCTGTCTCGAGGGTATAACCCGGGACGCAATATTTGTACTGGCCGCAGAGCTGGGCTTCGAAATTCAGGAGCGGCGCATTACACGCGACGAGGTATATGTTGCGGACGAAGCCTTTTTTACAGGCACTGCCGCTGAGGTTGTCCCTATCCGTGAACTGGACGGCCGCTCCATTGGCAGCGGCAGCCGGGGCCCGATTACGACCCAGTTGCAAGCCATGTACTTCGATTCGGTGAGGGGCAAACGCAGCCAGAACGTCGATTGGCTGACTCCGGTCGTCTGACCCGGCACGTATCCGTGGGTCCTGCTCCATATGGCCACCGGAGAGGTAAGGCTATTATCGCAAAAGGACGTCGTTCAGCGTCGTCCTCTTGCCCAATCGAATAATTAATAGGCACAGGGTTTGCGCAGCGCAACGATGGAATCAGACTGTTGAAACAGAATGTGTTGGTGGTGGGCGCGGGTGGTCAACTCGGCCGGGAATTGCAGCGCACGGTGCCGCCCGGTGTCGATTGTGCGGCGGTAACTCGTGCACAACTGGATATTGCGGACGCAACAGCAGTGGATGCCTGTCTGCAATCTATAGCGCCGCAATTGGTGATTAATGCGGCGGCTTATACGGCAGTTGATAAGGCGGAGTCAGAGCGCGAGGCTGCGAACCGCGGTAATGCTGAGGGCCCCGGCGTATTGGCCGAAGCATGCGCGCGGCAAGGAATCCGGCTTAGCCACGTGTCCACTGACTTTGTATTTGATGGCAATGCCTCCACGCCGTATCGGCCGGACGCGACGACCTCCCCGCTGGGTGAGTATGGCCATAGCAAACTGGCTGGTGAAGAAGCCGTTTTACGTGCGCAGCCGGAAGCGTTGGTGGTGCGCACCGGTTGGGTGTATTCCAGCTTTGGTGGTAATTTCGTCAAGACGATGTTGCGTCTGATGGGTGAGCGCGATGAACTCGGCGTAGTCTGTGATCAGGTGGGCACGCCTACCTGGGCCAACGGTCTGGCGACTGCCCTTTGGGCTGCCGCCGCCAAGCCGGATCTCGCCGGCATATACCATTGGAGCGATGCCGGCGTGTGCAGCTGGTACGATTTTGCGGTAGCCATCTGTGAGGAAGGTGTGTGCTCGGGGTTGCTACCCGCTGCTATTAGTATCAAGCCCATACTGGCGTCGGCGTACCCCACTCCCGCCCGCCGACCCTCCTACAGTGTGCTGGACAAAACAAGCAGTTGGCGTGACTTTGAGCTGGAGGGCGTTCACTGGCGTGAGCAGTTGCGTACCATGTTGAATGACTTAAAGGAGATGGGGAATGGCTAGATCCCTTCTGGTAACAGGAGCTGCCGGGTTTAT from the Candidatus Marimicrobium litorale genome contains:
- a CDS encoding branched-chain amino acid transaminase, with protein sequence MSLADRDGLIWMDGEMVPWREAKVHVLTHTFHYGLGVFEGVRAYNTPDRGTCIFRLQEHTDRLFRSAHILGMKMPFDKETLNKAQKDVVRENNLEEGYLRPMCFLGSEGMGLRADNLNTHVMVAAWEWPSYMDPDARDKGIKVRTSSYTRHHVNITMCKAKANGNYINSMLALREAVEGGAEEALLLDNEGYVAEGSGENVFIVRDNKIYTPELTSCLEGITRDAIFVLAAELGFEIQERRITRDEVYVADEAFFTGTAAEVVPIRELDGRSIGSGSRGPITTQLQAMYFDSVRGKRSQNVDWLTPVV
- the rfbD gene encoding dTDP-4-dehydrorhamnose reductase, which gives rise to MKQNVLVVGAGGQLGRELQRTVPPGVDCAAVTRAQLDIADATAVDACLQSIAPQLVINAAAYTAVDKAESEREAANRGNAEGPGVLAEACARQGIRLSHVSTDFVFDGNASTPYRPDATTSPLGEYGHSKLAGEEAVLRAQPEALVVRTGWVYSSFGGNFVKTMLRLMGERDELGVVCDQVGTPTWANGLATALWAAAAKPDLAGIYHWSDAGVCSWYDFAVAICEEGVCSGLLPAAISIKPILASAYPTPARRPSYSVLDKTSSWRDFELEGVHWREQLRTMLNDLKEMGNG